GCTCTTTTGTCCAGCGGCTATTTGCCGGTCAGGATTCCTACTGGAATGAAAATAAACTGAAGACACGCCAGGATGCGTCCGCGGGCTGGGAGTCCCCTCTCGCGGCTGCGCGCTTTGTTTTGGGTCCATTCAGTGTATCCTGCAGCTGATGCCAGCAGCAGATAAGCGGCCCCGCTGCCTCTCCTCTGTCTAGACGTGTAACCATAAGCCCCAGGTCGGTATGATACTGTGACATTTGTCTAAATAAGAAACATTTGATCGTTGTATCACCATTACAGGAAAACCGCATTATTCATATagatttaaatgtttgttttaacGCCATGAtcttctattttattttgtaaggaAGATGTTGTGATGATGCGTATTCATACCTCAGTCTGTCGCGTCTAATTCAGGGACCTATGACAGAGGGGCCAAAAGCTTAATAATATCTCGTCAGCCATCAGTTACTGATCCACTTGGCTCAGAAACTGAGCAGGCCTAAATATAAGCTGAGCTTCTTTACTGCCACCTCAGGGTTTGTGACCTGAAGCTGACAGAAGAGCATCCAAAAATGCTGAAATATAGCTTGAGTTTaagtatttatttgtatacGTTTTAGCCCTTGTAAAATGTTGAATTGTAGTACAGAAGCTGGGAAGCTATTTCAACTCTAACCTCCAACTCAAACAGTGTCAAGCATTATAAGCAGCAGTTTCCATTGACCTTTAAAATGATTCATTTAGCCTATTTAAAAGAAATCTTCAGTTTTACGAAACAAATTGAATTTGCATGCAATCATCATTTGAAACTATGATTTTATTGATAAGCTCGGGCTATGTCTGTCttcataataaataataataataacttattTTCTGTTTCATTAATTTACAAGAGACGATATTGAAACTTACAAATCATGCACATCTACACAGTTTGTATAAACACAATGTAACCTTAGGACGTCCAATACAGGTTCACGTGTTTGAATCCCGTAAAATATTCACCACGCTATGGCCAGTTCAGGTATTGGCATTATGGTAAAATGTCCCATAACTAGAAGCCCATTAAGTCCATCAACAGCCGTGTGTCCTGCcgaagtgtccttgagcaacACAATGAGCTTAAACGGTTAAATGTAAAGGGAATAGTCCTCCAATCCTCCGGTCGTCACATGAATGTATCCTGCAGCATAATCCATCCTGGTcctttaattcgtttttctttgATTGAATGTCACAGAGGTCTCTGCGCGTCCCCATGCAGAGGACGCGGGTGCGCGCTCGGCGGCTCCAGCTGACCTCGAGGCCTCTTCACGTGTCCACGGGACTCGGCACCATGCTGTTTGGTGTGTCCGGTAACTGAGACGAGAGAGAGGTCACATCACTGCCCGAGGAGTTGCCCAGAGAGCCCGACTCAGAAAATGACACCTGCCAGAGGAAGCAACGGAAGTCAGGTCTAGTCAGATCAACAACGATAAAcattttactttctttttttaaacagatTGTTTTATTCTCACTTGCCACACTCATGTGCATTTGCTCATGACCAGGACTTGTATTGAAGTTGTAGCCTTGCCTATATTTTCTTTACATTTAAATatggttttcttttttttcacaaaatatCAGACCGATCTATCAAAACAATATAGACTTTACCGTATCATCATATCAACTGACCTCACAGGAGTCCTACAAATTTGATAGGCTACAGCTTTTTTTATGGTTTGAAATCAAAGGCGTCAATATTACTAAATTATCCAAGCATTGTTTTTAAACGAAATGAAGGACATGCGTTTCAAAACGTCTTAATTAAAGAAACAAGTTAAACAGTATTCTTTTTTAATTCAGTTTTAAAACTcttctatttatttttctgaATGTGAATTTAGCAGTCCCTTTGTATGATTTTAAACAGCCTATCATTTTATTTCATCAGAATGTGTTCAATGTAATCCCATACCAGCTGTTGGAAGGCGGGCTGGTCCAGGTCGCTCTGCAGGGCGAAGTCGCTGAGGGTCTTCCAGGGGGGCTGGTAGGTCTGCACCTCCACAGGATTCCCTTGCACGCTGTTGTCGTGCCGGATCGGACTGCCTGCCACCAGGGGGGTGCCTGTCATGCCCTGCAGGTTCTGCAAGAAGAACGAAAAACACTTAGTTCGCCCCAAATATTAGCCAATGATGCAGTCTGGTGTAAAGCCACTTCGGGTTAAATATGTTCTGCTCTGCAGCCACTACAGAAATAAATAGCATCATTTTTTGTCATTTACGAATTATgagcaaaaacaaacaaaaaatgcaGATAGGATGTAACTTCTTTGTTACAAGTATGTAGAAATGCATTCTAAAATCAgccatttgtattttacatgttttaaatgttttaatttgccTTTAAAATGGCATATATCTAATTCTGCAGTAGTTAATGATACAATGGATGTTGTCTCTTCCAATGTATGTaatgtacatttattttctatttaaaaataattcaCAATTTACcattattttctgatttatgaaaaataaaggctaaaacctgtatatttaaaattaaaattGTATATCAAATGACGTCAAAACAACAGTGTTTGTTTTACATGTTATTCTTAGAGTCATATCCTTTCTCACAATTAACAGTCTGTGTTTATGTAGGATTTTTAAATATTCAATTAAATCAAAATGTTATCTATAACAACATAACCTTTTAAAATGATTCCCTTCTTTAATTTATCCAGCAGAGGTGTGATAATAAGATTGCATATGTACATTATTCGGTTGCCTGATCATTCACAAAACTTTTATTGAGTTTCCCATGTTTTTACCCAATTAATCACGTTTAGCTGGACAATTTAACAGTATAGCCTTCAGGAAATAAAGCCTAATAAGCAGGAGTTTCCAAATACATTGGGTTGTGGAATAGCATAATAattcaataaaaaaagaaaatgcataACATTACTCACGGTTTTCTCGCTGTGGTGCTGTGATTGCAGATGCTTCATCAGGATGGTCCTCTTCTTGTCTTTGCAGCGCTTGTTCTGGAACCAGACCCGGATCACCCTGGGGCTCAGGCTGGTCATCTCCACCAGCTGCTCCTTCATCAGAGCGTCCGGTCGCGGGTTGGCGTTGTAGCAGGTCCGCAGGGTGTGGAGCTGCTTCTCGTTCAGCACCGTCCGGATCCGGGTCGTCTTCTCAGTCTTGTTGTGGCCGTGGTTCCGGTGATGAGGAGGATGCCGGACTGACACTGGTTCTGAAGGAAAATATTCGTTTGTATTAGATACTTAAAATAgttagaaaaataaatacaacaaaaaTATAGAAACACGAAATTAAAGAAACAAATTAGCATCTGCAATTATAGAAATATTAGCTTTTAAATGCCAAACTATTATAAGACTACACCCATACAAcgttataggcctacacaaacTGTATATAGGCCTTCCATATGCAACAATACAGAGGATAtagaaaatataataaatatataaataaatgtcatcatgTATGTCAGAACCATTATAACACGTGATATGAAACATTAATGCCCAAACCAAATATTCTTTAGTGGactttcttaaaaaaaaaacgttttcaacAAAGTTAAGCAGtagaataataaaaataataatagtattgccaataataataataataatattactaATAATGCACAAGTGTAGGCCTTTCCAGGTGATTTTCGTGCACTATTTTTGATTAATAATAAACGGTGTGTTTCCTACCGGAGATGTGCAGTGGTCGGCTGTGGACGCTCCCCGGGCTCAGCGGGCTGCCTGCAGAGGCCCGCTCCACCAGCAAGCCGTGATCCGCCCGGCACAGAAGCTCATCGTCCCGCAGAGAGAACTCGTCCCCCGGCAGGAGGTGACGGCTGCACACCGAGCACCGAAAACACTCCATGTGATACACGTTATCCCGAGCTCTCATCACCAGGTCGCTGCTGCAGAAGCCCATGTTACACTTTGCACATTTGATGCCAAATAACCTGAAAAGGACCAAGGAGACTGTGTTGGTCTCATAGCCCTAAAAGTTGTTGAATTAAAGGAATCTGATTTCGATCTCTTCCCATTAACACAAGCTTAAACAGCTGTGAACTTGacagaaataaataatattaatcGGAATGCCTGCAACACAAATCTAATTCAGGTCCAGCATACACAATTTCATTAGCACACCATATTTGCAATATTATTAAAggttaaaaaaggtttaatgacaTATACACAGCTACAGTGAAGTTGTGCAATACACATATTAAGTCACAGattcctccaacaatgcaacataaatattaaaaaaatacaaaaagatcAGGTGTTTAGGAGTTTAATCAAGCATTATAGGATAATAATATTGAATTTCCTATAAAATTTCTCCCTTTAATCCCCaactttctcttttcttttctctttctgaACATTATGTAAATGCTGCATTACCTTGCATAATCTCTTTTACAGTAAGTCTTTCCGTCCCGGACGAAGCAAGTGCAGGTCTCGTCCAGGTACTGGCTGCACTCTGCACACTTGAGGCAGGCTGCATGCCACTCCAGGTCCGGGGAGACTCTCAGGATGTACTGGTCGTGTATCTGACTTCCACAGCCCACACACATTGCGATTCCCGACTTCTCTGCGGAGGGGAAGGCGTTAATGCAACACTGTGCGCACTCTTTTAATCCCCATGACATCCCTGTTAAACCCCTTTTACCCCTTCACATTAGGGGGGGAAAATGCTGCGTGTGTCACTACACATATGTGGGTATTTCCAGGAATATTACAGACTTATTATAGAAAGAGTCACAGGAGCTAAAAATATCACCAGTAACATACGGCATGTGTCACTTAAAACGCACGAACAGATACTATACGTTTCTGTAATGATTGTTATATGACAATTAGATAGATTTTTCGTTAAGACAGTCAGTTGAACACGCCTAAGGTTCAGGTATTATCCTGCAAATGACGAAATTAATCGTGCAATTAATCTTCAAAGCCAAGACACACGCCGGATGTGTCTTAAAAAGCATACTAAAAACTGACAACAGAACCCCAGGATGGCAGTAAAAGGAGGGAAAGACGAGTAACTTACTTTTTGAATGATCCCCCATATCATCCAAGAAAGAAGTATTGAGCAGGATATCCACCATACAGGAGAAATAGCCCAGTGCAAGCCGACAGATGGAGGAGAAGAGCGGCAGAGGAGACCGTCCCGTCCCTGGCTGGATGAGAAACTTGTATTCCTCCACCGAGAGGTGGGGAGAAAACAAAGATCATCGACCAGTGACGTCTGCAGACCTGGACCGCTGTTGGTCCAGGGAGAGGGTGCCATGCAAATCTCCTCCAGGACCCCTGCTCTTTTTTCATGTTGACTCTTTGGACTGGCTGGGAgaatttttgttgttgttgttttttttgttatctTTTTGCAGCCCTGCCGACACATCTCTATTACTTTAAGAGCAATTTCGCTGTTTGTTGCTCACAGCATAATTTGTTATCGATTTACTGTAACATAACGTGTTAGTTATTGTTATTGTCTTATATCAcgttttttataataatatttatttatgGGCTCTTATTCGTGTTTTTTTTATGGATCAACGCAGTATCCTATTTTTTTATTAGGCCTACTGTTTATTTTGTGAGTttcttagtttaaaaaaaaaaatggtcttTATAAAAACATCATGAATTGATCCATCCCCAAATACATTGAAGAAAATGTTTTACTAGGATTTAGTTTAGGACATAAATGATATAGAttgtaatatatttgtattattattattattatagttactttttttttggtggggggggggggttaattGTTTAATGTAAAATCTTTTTAATCaatctatttgtttttgttttgtttaactGGCTTTAATTGATAACCAATAACCTCACCCTACTAGagggagccctctactggatgAAACTGAGATCTTGGGTCCACAGACCCGATCAATAAAAGGCACTAAGAAAAAGGTCGTTTTTTTGCCTATCGTCTACTTTATCGATAAATTAGTAAACCTTATTTGTATAATCTGATAATGATAACAATAATAAATAGCGGTCATATGGGCTGGTTTTTGTGGATTTTGGCTACTTTTTTCAGTTTCCTCTGCCTTTATCCCTAATTCACTCACGGTTTGCGTTTCAAGTCACTATTATATCTAACAAACCAGAAAACCTTTCATTTAGGTAGGCTAAAGTAAATAATTCTCTAGTAGCCTAATAATGATtgaatacaaatgttttaagcctAAGTGAAGGCCTTATTtttacaaaatgaaaatgtaatattgaaacgcttggctctttgaaacctgatgttcttatatgattctggtttcctcaaggttgtgtcttcctggtcgaatgtacttattgtaagtcgctttggataaaagcgtcagctaaatgcaatgtaatgtaataatgtaatgtaatatatattgtAAGATTTAAAAATGAAAATTATTGTAGCTCACAGTACTCTTTGGGACATGGGCTTTATTGTGTTTATATGTTTATTGGTAGcctaattaaaaaaaacctgTCTTTTTAATTTACACTTTagcaatgttttttattttttagccTGACCGGAAGTGTGTCTTAATCTCGCGACAACTCGTTGGAAACGTCAGATCACCTTTGACACAGTTTTGTTCCTGCAGCAGCACTGAGGAGCATCTGAAGGGTCCAAGATGAACAGAGCTTTCAACAGAACAAGTCTAAAACAGCTGGTAAGAGTATGACAGTTATACATTTATAACTTACACATATATTGTATTGATCTATCAACTTTAAACAGACAAAGATCTTGAAACATGCCACTCTGCTTGCTTGTTACTTTGCAGCCACAGCTAGCTTGCTAGCTAATTAACACGTTACGTAAAACATGTTTGTCTCTCAAACGgtggttttattttatatacGTGTGTGACAGCGTTGTTTGACTTATTCTGACAACAACATTGCATAAACCTTGTAAAATCTTAAACGAGCTTTCTGTGTTGAGCTAGCGCTAGCTGGTGTTAGCATAGCTACCCTCGCAGTTATGAAACCTGTCGATAAACAGCAGTTACGAAAGGGTTCAACTGTCATTGACGCAGTATGGATCGTTGATACCAGATTGAATGCAATCTCAATgagacatatatcaatattgAATAGGTTTATAGAGAATTTCGTATGTGTTACTTTTTAGGTTTTTTCTTGTTGTGTACCTTCATTTGAATGACCTTCATAAAGTGAGTGTTCTGTCCTGTCCAGATGAGGCTGGTATTATCCCGTTTTACTTCGATAGTCTGCAGCTGTAGACTGGCACTACAATATATATACAACTAATCACAGGACTGGTTgatattacaatacaaacaaaTGAATACATGTGGACACAATGATTAAGCAGTACagtacatcactcctgttctgaagtctttacactggcttccagtgtgtcaaagaatagatttcaaaatactgctgctggtttataaagcactgaatggtttaggcccaaaatacatttctgacctcctgctaaattatgaaccatccagatctctcaggtcttcagggactggtcagctttctgtccccagagtcagaactaaacatggagaagcagcgttcagttattatgctccaaatatctggaacaatctcccagaaacctgcaggtccgctgcaactctgactacttttaaatccaggctgaagacttttctttttgccgctgcttttaattgaactattcatatcttaactgcactttaacttttatccatgtattttttctttttatgtttattttattagcttttctttttaatgactgattttaaatgccattttcttaatgtctttcgttttttgtaaagcactttgaatcttGCCTTACAGAGGACATtacttttaataattaaataatacattatcAAAAATATTTCTATTAAGAAAAACCTGTTTTCATTTGTTAACCCTCATTCATTGTTCAACTCTAGTCTGGTCCATTTATATGAACAAGGTTgcatgtgtgtacagtatgcGTCTTAAATAAGGCAGTATCATTTCATCTTTGGTTCAGCTAATGGGGAAtacatgaaatgaaatgttgccccttttctccaacagactggTGTCCTCCAAAGGTTTCAAAGCACCTTGGTGGTCGCAGAGCACAACAATGACACGCTGACCCCGATTACACTAAATGCCATCACTGCTGCCAGTAAGCTGGGCGGAGAGGTAACCTGTCTGGTGGCTGGAACAAACTGTGCCCAGGTAGGCAACGCTTTGTTTATTGACTGGTTTAAGGATCAAGAAACCTTTTGTATTTGTGAAATCATTTGGACGTTCACCAAACTGCAGTAATATAGTAATGCAAAAAACATTCTGATAAATAAAGACACCGTATAGTAAATAATTTATAAAGTGCATGTTGAACATGCTTTAAGAAAAGAAGATAATATAGAACAAGGAAATATAGATACATCAGATTTTCTGTGTTTTCAGGTTGTAGAGCAATTGAGCAAAGTACAAGGTGTGCAGAAGATTCTGGTTGCCCAACATGACTCGTACAAAGGTTCCCTGCCAGGTATGTAACAAACAAGAAACTTGTTGCCTACTGTTTATTCAACCTCACAGAgctaaatatatattatacatttctgttgttgttttacGCAACAAGCTGCTTCATATTTGCACTCT
This region of Pseudochaenichthys georgianus chromosome 6, fPseGeo1.2, whole genome shotgun sequence genomic DNA includes:
- the isl2a gene encoding insulin gene enhancer protein isl-2a, coding for MVDILLNTSFLDDMGDHSKKKSGIAMCVGCGSQIHDQYILRVSPDLEWHAACLKCAECSQYLDETCTCFVRDGKTYCKRDYARLFGIKCAKCNMGFCSSDLVMRARDNVYHMECFRCSVCSRHLLPGDEFSLRDDELLCRADHGLLVERASAGSPLSPGSVHSRPLHISEPVSVRHPPHHRNHGHNKTEKTTRIRTVLNEKQLHTLRTCYNANPRPDALMKEQLVEMTSLSPRVIRVWFQNKRCKDKKRTILMKHLQSQHHSEKTNLQGMTGTPLVAGSPIRHDNSVQGNPVEVQTYQPPWKTLSDFALQSDLDQPAFQQLVSFSESGSLGNSSGSDVTSLSSQLPDTPNSMVPSPVDT